The Bradyrhizobium betae genomic interval CGGCATGGGCCGCGCCAAGGTCGGCCTCGTCCGCGCCGCCGGCGTCACCACCGTGCGCGAGCTCGCCTATCGGAATCCAGCAAGGCTCGCCCAGAGCATGCGCGAAGCCAACGAGAAGAAGAAGCTGGTTCGCATTCTTCCGTCCGAGAAGTCGGTCGGCGACATCATCGCCAAGGCGAAGAAGCTGGCGCCGAAGATCACGTATTAGCCCACACACTCTCCCCGTCATCCTGAGGCGCGAGTGGCACGATGCTACGCATCGTGCCGGGAGCCTCGAAGGATGCACGGCCACGCTGCCGCCGCACGGAGAGAACCGGGCCGTCGCCCTTCGAGGGCCGCTGAAGATGCGGCCACCTCAGGGTGACGGACTGGCGCGTATCCCCCCTCCCGCCTTGAACTCCCCCTCGCCGACCGCTAAAGCGGGCGGCATGAACGCCTCGCCATCCCCATCCGTCCTCCAGGCTGGCTCGGCCGGGCCTGATTTGCTGCGGACATTGCTGGAACGGCCGATCCCGGCGGTGATGGGCGTGCTCAACGTCACCCCGGACTCCTTCTCCGACGGCGGCGAGTTCATTGCGCCCGCGCTGGCGTTGCAGCGGGCACGGGCGATGATCGATGCCGGCGTCGACATCATCGACATCGGCGCGGAATCGACCCGGCCCTACACGGGCGCCCGGCCCGTCACGGCGGCGGACGAGATCGCCCGGCTGAAGCCGGTGCTGGCCGACCTGGTGGCGCTCGGCGTGCCCGTGTCGATCGACAGCATGAAGGCGGAGGTCGTGGCTTTCGCGCTCGACCAGGGCGTTGCGATCGCCAACGACGTCTGGGGCCTGCAACGCGACGCCGCCATGGCGCCGCTGGTCGCCGCCAGGAGCGTCCCCGTCATCGTCATGCACAACCGCGACAGCGTCGATACCGCCATCGACATCGTCGCGGACATGAAGGCGTTCTTCCTGCGCTCGCTGGATATCGCCGCCAAAGCCGGCATTGCGCGCGAGAAGATCGTGCTCGATCCCGGCATCGGCTTCGGCAAGACCGCCGAGCAGAGCATGATCGCGCTGGCGCGCTTGCGCGAATTCGACATGTTTGGCCTGCCTATCCTGGTCGGCGCCTCGCGCAAGCGCTTCATCGCCTCGGTGTCACCATCGGAGCCGAGAGAGCGGCTCGCCGGCTCGATCGCCGCGCACCTGATCGCCGCGCAGCGCGGCGCCAGGATCATCCGGACCCACGATGTCGCCGAGACCTTGCAGGCCCTGCGGGTGGGGCACGCAATCGAGAGCAAGCAATGACCGATACGATCTTCGTGACCGGACTGTCGATCCACGCTCGCCACGGCGTCATGGATCACGAAACCGAAGTCGGCCAGCGCTTTATCATCGACCTCGAACTCTGTACCGATTTGTCGGAGCCTTCGCGCAGCGACCGGCTTTCCGATACGGTGTCCTACGCCGAGGTCGTGGCGACCACGACGGCCGCATTCAAGAATACCAACTACAAGCTCCTGGAGCGCGCGGCCGGCGCGGTCGCGGACGCCATCCTGTCGCATTTCCCGCGCATTCGTGCGGTGAAGATCACCGTGCACAAGCCGCATGCGCCGATCGCCGCGATCTTCGACGACGTCGGCATCATGCTGACGCGCTCGCGGCACCCTTGAGGTGGCGAGCGTACTCATTGCGCTCGGCGGCAATGTCGGCGATGTCCGTGCGACGTTCGGAAAGGCGATCGCGCATGTCTGCGGCATGACGCAGGGCGTGCTGGTCGCGCGCTCCTCGGACTATGCGACGCCGCCCTGGGGCGACGAAGACCAGGATCCCTTCATCAACGCCTGCGTCGAGGTCGAGACCGGCCTCGATCCGCACGCGCTGCTGTTCGTGCTGCAGAAGGTCGAACAGAAATTCGGCCGCACGCGTACCAAGGAGCGGCGCTGGGGTCCGCGCACGCTCGATCTCGACATGATCGCCTACGACGATGTGTCCATGCAGAAGCCTGACCTGACCTTGCCGCATCCGCGCCTGTTCGAACGCGCCTTCGTGCTGGTGCCGCTCGCAGAAATCGCGCCCGATCGCATGATCTCAGGTATTCGTGTCCGCGATGGGCTCGCCAGCGTCTCGACGCAAGGCATTGAGCGGCTTCCGGATACCGGTTAACTAAAAACAACCGTTTGCAGCGACGCCCGGCCGTGGCAATTTCGCCTGCGAATAACAAAGCCGTTTGGGAGCCCTTGGCCGTATGACCTCCGTGACTGACGACCTGCCGCTGGCGGCCGATTTTCCCAAGGCGACCGTCGAAGACTGGCGCAAGCTGGTCGATGGCGTGCTGAAGGGCGCGCCGTTCGAGAAGCTGGTCGGCAAGACCTATGACGGGCTGAAGATCGATCCGCTCTATCCGCGTGCCAAGGGCGTTGCGCCGGTGGCCGGACGGGCTGCGGCTGCGCCGTGGCAGATCATGCAGCGGATCGACCATCCCGATGCGATGGCGGCGAATGCACAGGCGTTGCAGGATCTGGAGAACGGCGCGACGGGACTTGCGCTGGTGTTCGCCGGCGCGAACGGCGCCCGCGGTTTCGGCCTGGAACCGACGGCGGATGCAGTCGCGAAGGTCTTGAAGGACATTCATCTCGACGCCGGTATCGGCATCGAGCTCGATATCGGACCGCAGTCGCGGATGGCCGCGATCCATGTTGCGGAATATGTGAAGAGCAAGGGCCTCGATCCCGCCGCCTGCAACATCCGCTTCGGGCTCGATCCGCTCGCGGCCGGTGCAGTGTGGGGCCACAGCCCTTATAGCTGGGACGAAATCGTTCCCCCCATCACCGGTGCGATCAAGGGCCTCGCCGCGCTCGGCTTCAAGGGACCGTTTGCCTCCGCCGACGGCCGCGTGATCCACGATGCCGGCGGCTCCGAGGTGCAGGAGCTTGCCTTCGTGCTCGCCTGCGGTGTCGCCTATCTGCGCGCGATCGAAAGCGCGGGCGTTCCGCTGGAGCAGGCACAGGGCATGGTCTATGCGCGCCTCGCCGCGGATGCCGACCAGTTCCTGACCATGGCGAAATTCCGCGCGCTGCGGCTGCTGTGGGCGCGGATCGAGACGGCGTGTGGGCTCACGCCAAAACCGCTGTTCATTGCCGCCGACACGGCGTGGCGCATGCTGACGCAGCGCGACCCTTACGTGAACATGTTGCGCGCGACCATCGCGACATTCGCGGCGGGCCTTGCCGGCGCCAATGCGATCACCGTGCTGCCGCATACGCTCGCACTCGGCCTGCCCGATCCGTTCGCGCGGCGGGTGGCCCGCAACACCCAGCTTCTGCTGCTGGAGGAGAGCAACCTTGCCAAGGTCAGCGATCCCGCGGCCGGCGCCGGCGGCATCGAGACGCTGACCGCGCAGCTCTGTGAGGCCGCCTGGACGCTGTTCCAGGACAGCGAGAAAGCCGGCGGCGCCTTCGCCGCGCTTGCGCAAGGCGTGTTCCAGAGCAAGGTCGCGGCCACACGAAAAGCGCGTGACGCCAACATCGCAAAGCGCCGCGATGTGCTCACCGGCGCCAGCGAGTTTCCGAACCTGCATGAGCGCGAGACGGCGGTGCTGACGGCCACACCGGTCGCGCTCGCACCTTACGGCGAGCAGAAGTACAAGTTCGATCCGCTGCCGCCGATCCGGCTGGCGCAGCCGTTCGAGGCGCTGCGCGACAAGTCGGATGCAGCGTTGAAGGCGCGTGGCACGCGGCCGAAAGTGTTTCTGGCCAATCTCGGCACGCCCGCCGATTTCACGGCGCGCGCGACCTTTGCAAAAAGCTTCTTCGAGTCCGGCGGCATCCAGGCCGTCGACAGCGAGGGTTTTGCCGATCCGGCCAAGCTGGCGGCAGCGTTCAAGGCCTCGGGCGCGGAGCTTGCCTGCATTTGTTCCAGCGACAAGGTCTACGCGGAACACGCAGAAGCCGCGGCGAAGGCCCTGCAAACCGAAGGCGGCCAACATATCTATCTGGCAGGCCGCCCCGCGGAGGCCGAGGCGGCGCTGCGTGCGGCCGGCGTCACGGGCTTCGTCTTTGCCGGCGGCGATGCGCTTGCGACGCTGCAGGACGCCTATCGGCGAATGGAGCAGGCATGACCGTGGCCAGCAAACCCGTTCTCACCGGCGGCTGCCAGTGCGGCGCGGTGCGCTTTGCGCTGACGGCAGCACCGGAGAAGGTTTCGATCTGCCATTGCCGGATGTGCCAGAAGGCCAGCGGCGCGCCGTTCGCCTCCTTAGCTGACATCAACCGGACCGACTTCGCCTGGACCAAGGGGCAGCCGTCGTTCTTCCGCTCCTCCTCGATCGCCGATCGCGGCTATTGCGCGGCGTGCGGCACGCCCTTGAGTTTCGGCCGCATCGACGGCGAGCGGATCGAGATCATGACCGGCGCCTTCGACCGCCCGGACCGGCTGGTGCCGACCCGGCAATACGGAACCGAATCCCGGCTCGGCTGGGTGGTCGGAATCTCCAATCTGCCGAGCCAGACCACGCAACAGAATTACGGGCCGGAAAAGATGGCGACCATCGTCAGCCATCAGCATCCGGACCATGATTGAAGCGCCTATGATATGGTTGAAACCATGAGCCGCATTCCTGACTTCGCTGACATCGCCTTCGAACGGATCGCAACCGCGTCTCCTACGGGCAGCGCCGAGCCGTGGCTGACGCCCGAGGGCATCCTGGTGAAGCCTGCCTATGGCGAGGCTGATCTGGCCGGGCTCGATTTCCTCGAGACCTATCCGGGCATCGCGCCCTTCCTGCGCGGCCCCTACCCGACCATGTATGTCAACCAGCCCTGGACCGTCCGGCAATATGCCGGCTTCTCCACGGCGGAGGATTCCAACGCCTTCTACCGCCGCAATTTGGCTGCCGGTCAGAAGGGCCTTTCGGTCGCCTTCGACCTTGCCACCCATCGCGGCTATGACTCTGACCATCCGCGCGTCGGCGGCGACGTCGGCATGGCCGGTGTTGCCATCGATTCCATCTACGACATGCGCACGCTGTTCGCGGGGATTCCGCTCGACCAGATGAGCGTGTCCATGACCATGAACGGCGCGGTGCTGCCGATCCTGGCGCTCTATGTTGCCGCGGCGGGCGAGCAGGGCGTGCCGCCGGAAAAGCTGTCGGGGACGATTCAGAACGACATTCTGAAAGAGTTCATGGTGCGCAACACCTATATCTATCCGCCCGCCCCCTCGATGCGGATCATCTCGGACATCTTCGCCTACACCTCGCAGAAGATGCCGAAGTACAACTCTATTTCCATCTCCGGCTATCACATGCAGGAGGCCGGCGCGACGCAGGACCTCGAGCTCGCCTATACGCTCGCCGACGGCGTCGAATATCTCCGTGCCGGCATTGCGGCGGGTCTCGACGTCGACCGCTTCGCACCGCGGCTGTCGTTCTTCTGGGCGATCGGCATGAACTTCTTCATGGAAGTTGCCAAGCTGCGCGCCGCGCGCCTGTTGTGGGCGAAGCTGCTGAAGCCGTTCAATCCGAAGGACCCACGCTCGCTGTCGCTGCGCACGCATAGCCAGACCTCGGGCTGGTCGCTGACCGCGCAGGACGTCTTCAACAACGTGATGCGCACGACGGTCGAGGCGATGGCGGCAACGCAAGGCCATACCCAGTCGCTGCACACCAATGCGCTCGACGAAGCGCTGGCGCTGCCGACCGATTTCTCGGCGCGCATCGCCCGCAACACCCAGCTTTTCCTGCAGCAGGAGAGCGGCACCACCCGCATCATCGATCCGTGGGGCGGCTCGTATTATGTCGAGCGCCTGACGCGCGATCTCGCCGCCAAGGCGTGGGGCCACATCCAGGAGGTCGAGGAGCTCGGCGGCATGGCGAAGGCCATCGAGGCCGGCGTGCCGAAGCTGCGCATCGAGGAGGCCTCGGCCAAGACCCAAGCCCGCATCGATGCCGGCAAGCAGGCGGTGATCGGCGTCAACAAGTACAAGCCGACCGATGAGGCGCCGATCGATATCCTCAAGGTCGACAACACCAACGTCCGGCGCCTGCAGATCGACAAGCTGGCGCGGCTGAAGGCCGAACGCAGCCAGAAGGACGTCGACGCCGCGCTCGCCGCGCTGACGCGCTCGGCCGGCGAAGGCAACGGCAATCTGCTCGCGCTCGCGATCGACGCGGCACGGGCGAAGGCGACCGTCGGCGAGATTTCGGATGCGATGGAAAAGGTGTTCGGCCGGCACCGCGCCGAGATCAAATCCATCACCGGCGTCTACAAGCGGGAGGCGTCCAGCATGGGCAACCGTGTCGAGAAGGTTCAGGCGCTGATCGACGCCTTCGAGGAGGCCGAGGGCCGCCGTCCGCGCATCCTGGTCGCCAAGATCGGCCAGGACGGCCACGATCGCGGCCAGAAGGTGATCGCCTCAGCCTTCGCCGACATCGGCTTCGACGTCGACATCGGACCGCTGTTCGCGACCGCGGATGAAGCCGCGCGGCAGGCGGTCGAGAACGACGTCCACATCCTCGGTGTCTCCTCGCTCGCCGCCGCCCATCTCACCGCGGTACCTGAACTGAAGGCCGCGCTGAAGAAGCAGGGCCGCGACGACATCATGATCATCGTCGGCGGCGTGGTGCCTCCGCAGGATTACGATGCGCTCTACGCTGCCGGCGCCGAAGCGATCTTCCCGCCGGGAACCGTGATCGCGGACGCGGCCGAGGAGCTGATCCACAAGCTGAATGCCCGGCTCGGGCATAGCGAGGCGGCGGAGTAAGTCCGCCGCCGATCTCCGGATTACAAAGGATACGCGTCATGTTCTCCGCGCCAACATTCGTGCGTGCGCTGGCCATGGTCGTGGCTTGCATCGCATTCCAGGGTGCGACCCACGCCGCCGACCCCAAGCCCGACGCCGTCATCAAGACCAAGAGCATCGAGGCGCGGGTCTTCCTCGACGACAGGACCAAGGCCGATACGGCGCTGGCGGCGGACTGCCTGGCCGAGGGCAAGAAGTGGCTCGACAAGAACGCAGCCGAGGCCGCCGCCGCGCGCAAGCAGGATCCGCAGTTCTTCAAGGACGGCGGCTGGGATTTCGAGCGCAAATATGCGGTCCGCTCGGTGGTCGCCGACCGCTATGTCAGCGTGCTGCGCAACGACTACATGAACACCCGCGGGGCGCATCCCAATTCCGACGTGAACACGATCCTGTGGGACAAGGCCGAGAACAAGCGCATCTCGATCCGCCCGTTCTTCACCGAGACCGTCGACAAGGGCCCGACCATGAAGGCGATGGCGAAGGCCGCGATCGCCTCGCTGAAAATCGAGAAGAAGAAGCGCGATACCAGCGAGACCGCGACCGACGAATGGTTCAAGGGCGTGGCGCCGAGCCTGCTCAAGATCGGCGCGGTGTCGCTCGCGCCGTCGACCGAAGCGGGCAAGAGCTCCGGCCTCACCTTTCACTATCCGCCCTACGCAGTCGGCCCCTATGCCGAGGGCGAATATGTCGCATTCGTGCCGTGGGAAACGCTGAAGCCCTACCTCGCCCCAGAGGGCACACGCATCTTCGGCGGCGCGCGGCCGAAGGGGGACGTGGACGCGCCGCAGTGATCATGTCCTGAGCAGCAACAGGTTGCTCACAGCGCCGTGGTAGCGCTACCTTGCAGCGACCCGGCAAAGCCGACTAGAATGCCGCCATTGACAAGAGCGCCCGGTTTCACGGGCGCCGCTGGGAGGCATTGATGTCCAAGATTACGCGCCGCGTCTTTGCGGCCTCTTCCGTTGCGGCTGCAGCATCCGCCGCATTCGGCCTTACACCAGCGCGCGCACAGGCCTATCCGGCCCGGCCGGTCACCGTGATCGTGCCCTGGGGCGCGGGCGGCGGCACCGATGCGACCGCGCGCATCGTCGCAGCGCTGCTGGAAAAGGATCTCGGACAGCCCTTCAACGTGGTCAACCGCACCGGCGGCTCCGGCGTGGTCGGCCACACCGCGATCGCGAGCGCGCAGCCGGACGGCTACACCATCGGCATGCTCACCGTCGAAATCTCGATGATGCACTGGCAGGGCCTCACCGAGCTGACGCCGAGGAGCTATACCCCGCTGGCGCTGATGAACGAGGACCCGCCGGGCATCCAGGTCTCCTCCTCCTCGCCCTACAAGACGGTGAAGGAGCTCGCCGACGCCATCAAGGCCGCGCCTCCCGGCAAGTTCAAGGCCTCCGGCACCGGCCAGGGCGGCATCTGGCATCTGGCATTGGTCGGCTGGATGCAGGCGATGGGCCTGCCGGCCAATCAGGTTGCCTGGGTACCGTCGAACGGCGCGGCGCCCGCGATGCAGGATCTCGCCGCCGGCGGCCTCGACCTCACCACCTGCTCGGTGCCGGAAGCGCGTGCGATCATCGAGGCCGGCAAAGCCAGGAGCCTTGCGATCATGGCGCCGGCACGCAACCCGATCTTCAAGGACGTGCCGACGCTGAAGGAGGCGATGGGCATCGATTACGCGACCGGCGCCTGGCGCGGCATCGGCGCGCCCAAAAACCTGCCGCCGGAGCTCGCAACGAAGCTCACCGCGGCGCTGAAGAAAGTCTACGACTCCGCCGAGTTCAAGGACTTCATGAGCAATCGCGGCTTCGGCACGGTGTGGGGCGACGGCAGCCAGTTCGGCAGCTTCATGGACAAGGGCGACGCCCAGATGGGCGAAGCGATGAAGGCCGCGGGCCTGAGCAAGGCGTGATCTGCACCTGCGACGCGCTGATCGCCTCTCCCCGCTTGCGGCGAGAGGCCGGAATTCGCGCGAAGCGCGGATTCCGGGTGAGGGGGACTCTCCGCGAGTCCAACTCTCACCGCCCTCGCGGAGAGTCCCCCTCACCCCGACCCTCTCCCCGCAAGCGGGGCGAGGGAGATCTTCTCTCATAGGACTTTTCCCATGCGTCTTCCCGACTCCGTCACGGGATCGTTTCTCGTCGCGCTCGGTGCGGCTTCTGCCTATGGCGGCTACATCCTGCCGCCGGTGCCGGGGCAGCCGGTCGGCCCCAACGTGTTTCCGCTGGTGATCGGTATCGGGCTCGCGCTGTGCGGGCTCGCGATCGTATTCGGCATCGGCCACACCTTCGAGGAGGAGGAAGAGCTGATCCCGCTGGAGGACGGCCAGACTGCCGCGGCCCCGCCGCCGCAAAGCAAACTCTACGGCCTGCGCGCGCTGCTGCCGCCGGCGCTGCTGCTGTTCTACGTGATCGCGGCCGACCGGCTCGGATTCATCATCACCGCTGCGCTCATGGTCTATGTGACCTCGACGGCGCTGGGGGCGAAGTGGAAGCTGGCGCTGCCGCTCGCGGCGCTCTCCCCGTTCGCCATCCACCTCATCTTCGGCAAGCTCCTGCGCGTGCCGCTTCCCGCCGGCCTGCTGCCGACGCCCTGGTGACCCCATGCTGAAGACCCTCATCGAAGCGTTTGCGCTGATCTCCACCTGGGAGGTCATCATCGCGATGTTCGCAGCCTCCGTGTACGGGCTCGTGATCGGTTCGCTGCCCGGCCTGTCGGCGACGATGGCGACCGCCCTGCTCGTCCCCGTCACCTTCTATCTGTCGCCGATCGCGGCGATCGCGACCATCGTCGCGGCGTCCTCGATGGCGATCTTCTCCGGCGACATCCCCGGCGCGCTGCTGCGCATCCCCGGCACGCCCGCCTCCGCCGCCTATGCTGACGAGGCCTACGCCATGACCCGCAAGGGCCAGGCCGAGCTGGCGCTCGGCGCCGGCGTCTGGTTCTCCGCCGTCGGCGGCATCGCCGGCGTGCTGTCGCTGATGATTCTGGCGCCGCCGCTCGCCGAGGTCGCGCTGTCGTTCTCGACCTTCGAATATTTCTGGCTGGCGCTGCTGGGCCTGATGTGCGCGACGCTGGTGGCGCGCTCCTCGCCGGTGAAGGCGATCGCCGGCATGTTCCTCGGCCTCCTGGTGTCCTGCATCGGCATCGAGAATCCCGGCGGCGTGCCGCGCTTCACCTTCGGCCTCACCGATCTGTTCGGCGGCATCGAGCCGATCCCGGCGCTGGTCGGCGTGTTCGCGGTGGCGCAGGTGATGCGCGCGATGCTGACGCCCGAACCGCCGCCGCTGCCGCGACGAAAGTTCGGAAGCATCATGGCCGGCCAGTGGAAGCTGACCAAGAAGTACCATTGGCAGATGACGCGCGGGAACATCGTCGGCATCATCATCGGCGTGCTGCCCGGCGCCGGCGCCGACATGGCCGCCTGGGTCTCCTACGCGATGTCGAAGCGCTTCTCCAAGGAGCCGGAGAAGTTCGGCACCGGCCATGTCGAGGGCCTGGTCGAGGCCGGCGCCAGCAACAATGCCAGCATCGCCTCGGGCTGGGTGCCTTCGCTGCTGTTCGGCATTCCCGGCGACACCATCGCCGCGATCGCGATCGGCGTACTCTACATGAAGGGGCTCAATCCCGGCCCGACGCTGTTCACCGAGAAGGCGTCGAGCATGTATGCGATCTACCTGATGTTCATCATCGCGAACATCCTGATGATCCCGCTCGGCATCGCCATGATCCGGGTCGCCGCCTACATCCTGCTGGCACCGCGCTCCACGGTGATGCCGATCATCATGCTGTGCTGCGCGGTCGGCTCGTTCGCGATCGGCAACAACATGTTCGGCGTCGTCACCGTCGCGGCCTTCGGCGTGATCGGCTACGTGATGGAGGCGAACGGCTATCCCGTCGCTGCGATGGTGCTCGGAATCGTCATGGGCACCATGGTCGAGCAGGCTTTCGTGACGTCGCTGATCAAGTCCGACGGCAGCATCCTGCCGTTCTTCGAGCGCCCGGTCGCCGCCATCCTCGCCGCCATGGCGATCGGCGCCCTGCTGTGGCCGGTGATGGTGTGGGTCTGGCGCAAGGTGAAACCGGTGCGGACGGCGGTGGCAACAAGCAGGTGATACCGGGCG includes:
- a CDS encoding DUF4332 domain-containing protein; the encoded protein is MTYPISEIEGLPAFAANKLKAQGIRTTDALLEAASTVKGRKALSARTGISEQQLLEWANVSDYMRIPGMGRAKVGLVRAAGVTTVRELAYRNPARLAQSMREANEKKKLVRILPSEKSVGDIIAKAKKLAPKITY
- the folP gene encoding dihydropteroate synthase; amino-acid sequence: MNASPSPSVLQAGSAGPDLLRTLLERPIPAVMGVLNVTPDSFSDGGEFIAPALALQRARAMIDAGVDIIDIGAESTRPYTGARPVTAADEIARLKPVLADLVALGVPVSIDSMKAEVVAFALDQGVAIANDVWGLQRDAAMAPLVAARSVPVIVMHNRDSVDTAIDIVADMKAFFLRSLDIAAKAGIAREKIVLDPGIGFGKTAEQSMIALARLREFDMFGLPILVGASRKRFIASVSPSEPRERLAGSIAAHLIAAQRGARIIRTHDVAETLQALRVGHAIESKQ
- the folB gene encoding dihydroneopterin aldolase, whose translation is MTDTIFVTGLSIHARHGVMDHETEVGQRFIIDLELCTDLSEPSRSDRLSDTVSYAEVVATTTAAFKNTNYKLLERAAGAVADAILSHFPRIRAVKITVHKPHAPIAAIFDDVGIMLTRSRHP
- the folK gene encoding 2-amino-4-hydroxy-6-hydroxymethyldihydropteridine diphosphokinase; its protein translation is MASVLIALGGNVGDVRATFGKAIAHVCGMTQGVLVARSSDYATPPWGDEDQDPFINACVEVETGLDPHALLFVLQKVEQKFGRTRTKERRWGPRTLDLDMIAYDDVSMQKPDLTLPHPRLFERAFVLVPLAEIAPDRMISGIRVRDGLASVSTQGIERLPDTG
- a CDS encoding methylmalonyl-CoA mutase family protein, translating into MTSVTDDLPLAADFPKATVEDWRKLVDGVLKGAPFEKLVGKTYDGLKIDPLYPRAKGVAPVAGRAAAAPWQIMQRIDHPDAMAANAQALQDLENGATGLALVFAGANGARGFGLEPTADAVAKVLKDIHLDAGIGIELDIGPQSRMAAIHVAEYVKSKGLDPAACNIRFGLDPLAAGAVWGHSPYSWDEIVPPITGAIKGLAALGFKGPFASADGRVIHDAGGSEVQELAFVLACGVAYLRAIESAGVPLEQAQGMVYARLAADADQFLTMAKFRALRLLWARIETACGLTPKPLFIAADTAWRMLTQRDPYVNMLRATIATFAAGLAGANAITVLPHTLALGLPDPFARRVARNTQLLLLEESNLAKVSDPAAGAGGIETLTAQLCEAAWTLFQDSEKAGGAFAALAQGVFQSKVAATRKARDANIAKRRDVLTGASEFPNLHERETAVLTATPVALAPYGEQKYKFDPLPPIRLAQPFEALRDKSDAALKARGTRPKVFLANLGTPADFTARATFAKSFFESGGIQAVDSEGFADPAKLAAAFKASGAELACICSSDKVYAEHAEAAAKALQTEGGQHIYLAGRPAEAEAALRAAGVTGFVFAGGDALATLQDAYRRMEQA
- a CDS encoding GFA family protein, coding for MTVASKPVLTGGCQCGAVRFALTAAPEKVSICHCRMCQKASGAPFASLADINRTDFAWTKGQPSFFRSSSIADRGYCAACGTPLSFGRIDGERIEIMTGAFDRPDRLVPTRQYGTESRLGWVVGISNLPSQTTQQNYGPEKMATIVSHQHPDHD
- the scpA gene encoding methylmalonyl-CoA mutase produces the protein MSRIPDFADIAFERIATASPTGSAEPWLTPEGILVKPAYGEADLAGLDFLETYPGIAPFLRGPYPTMYVNQPWTVRQYAGFSTAEDSNAFYRRNLAAGQKGLSVAFDLATHRGYDSDHPRVGGDVGMAGVAIDSIYDMRTLFAGIPLDQMSVSMTMNGAVLPILALYVAAAGEQGVPPEKLSGTIQNDILKEFMVRNTYIYPPAPSMRIISDIFAYTSQKMPKYNSISISGYHMQEAGATQDLELAYTLADGVEYLRAGIAAGLDVDRFAPRLSFFWAIGMNFFMEVAKLRAARLLWAKLLKPFNPKDPRSLSLRTHSQTSGWSLTAQDVFNNVMRTTVEAMAATQGHTQSLHTNALDEALALPTDFSARIARNTQLFLQQESGTTRIIDPWGGSYYVERLTRDLAAKAWGHIQEVEELGGMAKAIEAGVPKLRIEEASAKTQARIDAGKQAVIGVNKYKPTDEAPIDILKVDNTNVRRLQIDKLARLKAERSQKDVDAALAALTRSAGEGNGNLLALAIDAARAKATVGEISDAMEKVFGRHRAEIKSITGVYKREASSMGNRVEKVQALIDAFEEAEGRRPRILVAKIGQDGHDRGQKVIASAFADIGFDVDIGPLFATADEAARQAVENDVHILGVSSLAAAHLTAVPELKAALKKQGRDDIMIIVGGVVPPQDYDALYAAGAEAIFPPGTVIADAAEELIHKLNARLGHSEAAE
- a CDS encoding RsiV family protein, with product MVVACIAFQGATHAADPKPDAVIKTKSIEARVFLDDRTKADTALAADCLAEGKKWLDKNAAEAAAARKQDPQFFKDGGWDFERKYAVRSVVADRYVSVLRNDYMNTRGAHPNSDVNTILWDKAENKRISIRPFFTETVDKGPTMKAMAKAAIASLKIEKKKRDTSETATDEWFKGVAPSLLKIGAVSLAPSTEAGKSSGLTFHYPPYAVGPYAEGEYVAFVPWETLKPYLAPEGTRIFGGARPKGDVDAPQ
- a CDS encoding tripartite tricarboxylate transporter substrate binding protein — protein: MSKITRRVFAASSVAAAASAAFGLTPARAQAYPARPVTVIVPWGAGGGTDATARIVAALLEKDLGQPFNVVNRTGGSGVVGHTAIASAQPDGYTIGMLTVEISMMHWQGLTELTPRSYTPLALMNEDPPGIQVSSSSPYKTVKELADAIKAAPPGKFKASGTGQGGIWHLALVGWMQAMGLPANQVAWVPSNGAAPAMQDLAAGGLDLTTCSVPEARAIIEAGKARSLAIMAPARNPIFKDVPTLKEAMGIDYATGAWRGIGAPKNLPPELATKLTAALKKVYDSAEFKDFMSNRGFGTVWGDGSQFGSFMDKGDAQMGEAMKAAGLSKA
- a CDS encoding tripartite tricarboxylate transporter TctB family protein; amino-acid sequence: MRLPDSVTGSFLVALGAASAYGGYILPPVPGQPVGPNVFPLVIGIGLALCGLAIVFGIGHTFEEEEELIPLEDGQTAAAPPPQSKLYGLRALLPPALLLFYVIAADRLGFIITAALMVYVTSTALGAKWKLALPLAALSPFAIHLIFGKLLRVPLPAGLLPTPW
- a CDS encoding tripartite tricarboxylate transporter permease, whose amino-acid sequence is MLKTLIEAFALISTWEVIIAMFAASVYGLVIGSLPGLSATMATALLVPVTFYLSPIAAIATIVAASSMAIFSGDIPGALLRIPGTPASAAYADEAYAMTRKGQAELALGAGVWFSAVGGIAGVLSLMILAPPLAEVALSFSTFEYFWLALLGLMCATLVARSSPVKAIAGMFLGLLVSCIGIENPGGVPRFTFGLTDLFGGIEPIPALVGVFAVAQVMRAMLTPEPPPLPRRKFGSIMAGQWKLTKKYHWQMTRGNIVGIIIGVLPGAGADMAAWVSYAMSKRFSKEPEKFGTGHVEGLVEAGASNNASIASGWVPSLLFGIPGDTIAAIAIGVLYMKGLNPGPTLFTEKASSMYAIYLMFIIANILMIPLGIAMIRVAAYILLAPRSTVMPIIMLCCAVGSFAIGNNMFGVVTVAAFGVIGYVMEANGYPVAAMVLGIVMGTMVEQAFVTSLIKSDGSILPFFERPVAAILAAMAIGALLWPVMVWVWRKVKPVRTAVATSR